From a single Nitrogeniibacter mangrovi genomic region:
- a CDS encoding type IV toxin-antitoxin system AbiEi family antitoxin domain-containing protein, giving the protein MESSHKRILELAANHGLLRPRDLTAHGLPRVALTRLVRQGKLQRIGYGLYALPERASTEHGTVAEVSRKHPQAIICLLSALQLHGITTQAPFEVWVAVANKARAPKMDYPPLRVVRFSGDALTEGIDTVTIDGVPVRVTNVARTVADCFKFRHKIGLDVAMEALTEAWLAKRIRMDDLWKYAKLCRVANVMRPYMDSLT; this is encoded by the coding sequence ATGGAAAGTTCTCACAAGCGCATCCTGGAACTTGCCGCCAACCACGGCCTCCTTCGTCCACGCGACCTGACCGCCCATGGCCTTCCTCGTGTCGCCCTGACCCGTCTTGTGCGCCAAGGCAAGCTTCAGCGGATTGGATACGGCCTATATGCACTGCCAGAGCGCGCATCGACTGAGCACGGCACCGTCGCCGAAGTCTCGCGCAAACATCCCCAGGCGATCATCTGCCTGCTGTCCGCGCTGCAACTGCATGGCATCACCACCCAGGCCCCTTTCGAAGTCTGGGTGGCGGTCGCGAACAAGGCGCGCGCACCGAAGATGGATTACCCGCCACTGCGGGTCGTCCGGTTTTCCGGAGATGCCCTGACGGAAGGCATCGACACCGTCACCATCGATGGCGTCCCGGTGCGCGTCACCAACGTGGCGCGCACGGTGGCCGACTGCTTCAAGTTTCGCCACAAGATCGGGCTCGATGTCGCCATGGAAGCGCTCACCGAAGCCTGGCTGGCGAAGCGCATCCGGATGGACGATCTCTGGAAGTACGCGAAGCTGTGCCGGGTCGCCAACGTGATGCGCCCCTACATGGACAGCCTCACATGA
- a CDS encoding LysR substrate-binding domain-containing protein has translation MRCPGVPCPVFQHPTRRRTGVGRNHHVAGRHPRKEDRPASRRRGTPARPEALEGHLCLSYSNRLAENPWRFESPAGPVEIPVGSRFGVNNREAVREVALEHHGIALLPTFVVWRDLAEGALQRLLSQWPVHGLFG, from the coding sequence ATGCGGTGTCCCGGTGTTCCGTGCCCTGTTTTCCAACACCCGACGCGTCGCCGAACGGGCGTTGGCCGAAATCATCATGTTGCCGGGCGGCATCCCCGAAAAGAAGATCGCCCGGCATCGCGGCGGCGGGGTACGCCGGCCCGCCCCGAGGCGCTCGAGGGACATCTCTGCCTGTCCTATTCGAACCGGCTCGCCGAAAACCCGTGGCGTTTCGAGTCGCCCGCCGGGCCGGTGGAGATCCCGGTCGGTAGCCGGTTCGGCGTCAACAACCGCGAGGCGGTGCGCGAAGTGGCGCTCGAGCATCACGGCATCGCGCTGCTTCCCACCTTCGTCGTGTGGCGCGATCTTGCCGAGGGAGCGCTGCAGCGGCTGCTGTCGCAGTGGCCGGTCCATGGCTTGTTCGGCTAG
- a CDS encoding TonB-dependent receptor, which translates to MPLDRSGYPLAVPAAVALLLAPAAVFARSDTPLPTVEVVESTPLPGIGIERERVPANVERIQPASGESVATKMNRTLGSATVNEVQNNPFQADLNFRGFTASPLLGTPQGLSVFVDGIRINEGFGDVVNWDLVPQPALESITVLPGSNPVFGLNTLGGAVSMRTKDGRNNPGTDLEISGGSFGRWTVGLAHGGSSENLDWFFAADSFEEEGWRDHSPTDVKQLFSKLGWRGEHSDAYLSITYADTDLTGNGLLPDSFYRHDRESIFTYPDNTRNRLMQIGLTGNHWLDDTNQLTGRIYWRNVHTRTLNGDGNDEYPDEYEQWVLNGSIPGDEPAGGVLNRTGTDQYALGLALQWTHYADQHQLTAGVSHDRTRASFFQSEQGGELTEARGVDPDEDVELANSLYGRTRTSSVYVTDTYSLNDAVALTGSARYNRTRVINKDRLGDDLNGDFTYHRLNPAVGVTWQINPGIGFYASYNEGNRAPTPIELGCADPTNPCTLPNALAADPHLDQVVAKTFEFGLRGHQGKALNWNATVFSTTNHDDILFVGTSTSAGYFTNFGKTRRQGVELGLSGSHGVFDWSANYTWLRATYESSACLMAESNSSAGADPRCGADEIRVSSGDRLPALPRHSLKLALNWHPSNTLRIGTNMQAFSDQLVRGNENDKHDGRGKIDGYAVFNVDADWQFAKGWTVFGRIDNVFDSEYESAGALAENPFDARGSFLTNPDDWKDERFVSPGAPRAAWIGLRIAWH; encoded by the coding sequence ATGCCTCTCGATCGATCCGGCTATCCCCTCGCTGTTCCCGCCGCCGTGGCGCTGCTGCTCGCACCCGCTGCGGTGTTCGCCCGCTCCGACACCCCCCTGCCGACCGTCGAGGTCGTCGAGAGCACACCCCTGCCGGGCATCGGCATCGAACGCGAACGGGTTCCGGCAAACGTCGAGCGCATCCAGCCGGCGAGCGGCGAATCGGTCGCCACAAAGATGAATCGCACGCTCGGCAGCGCGACCGTAAACGAGGTGCAGAACAATCCGTTCCAGGCCGACCTGAACTTCCGCGGGTTTACCGCCTCGCCCCTGCTAGGCACCCCGCAGGGTCTGTCGGTCTTCGTCGACGGCATCCGGATCAACGAGGGCTTCGGCGACGTGGTCAACTGGGATCTCGTCCCGCAGCCTGCGCTCGAGAGCATCACCGTATTGCCCGGTTCCAACCCGGTGTTCGGCCTCAACACGCTCGGCGGTGCGGTGTCCATGCGGACCAAGGACGGGCGCAACAACCCCGGTACGGATCTGGAGATCAGCGGCGGTAGCTTCGGTCGCTGGACCGTCGGTCTGGCCCATGGTGGATCGAGCGAGAACCTCGACTGGTTCTTCGCGGCCGATTCGTTCGAAGAAGAAGGCTGGCGTGATCACTCGCCGACCGACGTCAAGCAGCTGTTCAGCAAGCTGGGCTGGCGCGGCGAGCATTCGGATGCCTACCTCAGCATCACCTACGCCGATACCGACCTGACGGGCAACGGCCTGTTGCCGGACAGCTTCTATCGTCACGACAGGGAATCGATCTTCACCTACCCGGACAACACCCGTAACCGGTTGATGCAGATCGGCCTGACCGGCAATCACTGGCTGGACGACACCAATCAGCTGACTGGCCGGATCTACTGGCGCAACGTGCACACCCGCACCCTCAACGGCGACGGCAACGACGAATATCCCGACGAGTATGAACAATGGGTGCTCAACGGTTCGATCCCGGGCGACGAGCCCGCGGGCGGCGTCCTCAATCGTACGGGCACCGATCAGTACGCGCTGGGCCTGGCCTTGCAATGGACGCACTACGCCGATCAGCATCAGCTGACCGCGGGGGTCAGTCATGACCGCACCCGCGCAAGCTTCTTCCAGTCCGAGCAGGGCGGCGAGTTGACCGAAGCGCGAGGCGTCGATCCGGATGAAGATGTCGAGCTGGCCAACAGCCTGTACGGCCGAACCCGCACCTCGAGCGTCTATGTCACCGACACCTATTCGCTCAACGATGCGGTCGCCCTGACCGGCTCGGCCCGATACAACCGCACGCGCGTCATCAACAAGGATCGTCTCGGGGACGATCTGAATGGCGACTTCACCTATCACCGCCTCAATCCTGCCGTCGGCGTCACCTGGCAGATCAATCCGGGCATCGGTTTCTACGCGTCCTACAACGAAGGCAACCGCGCGCCCACGCCCATCGAACTGGGCTGCGCCGATCCGACCAACCCCTGCACGCTGCCCAACGCGCTCGCGGCGGACCCTCATCTCGATCAGGTCGTCGCAAAGACCTTCGAATTCGGCCTGCGCGGGCATCAGGGCAAGGCGCTGAACTGGAATGCCACGGTGTTCAGCACCACCAACCACGACGACATCCTGTTCGTCGGCACCTCCACCAGCGCCGGCTATTTCACCAACTTCGGCAAGACCCGCCGCCAGGGCGTCGAACTCGGACTCTCCGGCAGCCACGGCGTCTTCGACTGGAGCGCCAACTACACCTGGCTGCGCGCGACCTATGAAAGCAGCGCCTGCCTGATGGCCGAATCGAACAGCTCCGCCGGGGCCGATCCGCGCTGCGGCGCCGACGAGATCCGCGTCTCCTCCGGCGACAGGCTGCCCGCGCTGCCCCGCCACAGCCTCAAGCTGGCGCTCAACTGGCACCCCAGCAACACGCTGCGCATCGGCACCAACATGCAGGCGTTCAGTGACCAGCTGGTACGCGGCAACGAGAACGACAAACACGACGGACGCGGCAAGATCGACGGCTACGCCGTCTTCAATGTCGATGCCGATTGGCAGTTCGCCAAGGGGTGGACCGTGTTCGGCCGTATCGACAACGTGTTCGATTCCGAATACGAGAGCGCCGGCGCCCTGGCGGAAAATCCCTTCGATGCGCGCGGCAGCTTCCTCACCAATCCCGACGACTGGAAAGACGAGCGCTTTGTTTCCCCGGGCGCGCCACGCGCGGCCTGGATCGGCCTGCGCATCGCCTGGCACTGA
- a CDS encoding trans-sulfuration enzyme family protein: MTHTHWHLATRCIHVEGHADALGSPHTPLYDTTTFRFPDTQALCEVAEGRRRGYFYSRYGSNPTIHSLEARLASLEEADGALAFASGMAAISATLLAHARNGIVCIGEIYGGTRALLQNQLASLGLPVTEVAAGNTTALDNALQAGARLVYLETPANPTLEIIDIAAVAETAHQHGARVVVDSTFATPVNQQPLVLGADLVIHSATKYLGGHSDLTGGVVAGAAVLLEPIDAWRRNLGQTIAPETAHLLSRSLATLDVRVARHNASALTIAQAMKAHPRVRQVLYPGLPEFPGHAVAARQMRGFGGMLTLAVDGDATATSAVADRFGLFALAVSLGGVESLVSQPALTSHRSLDPATRAARGIGDNLLRLSIGLESPDDLLTDLNQALAIL; encoded by the coding sequence ATGACGCACACCCACTGGCACCTGGCGACGCGATGCATCCATGTCGAGGGGCATGCCGACGCCCTCGGCTCACCGCACACGCCGCTCTACGACACCACGACCTTTCGCTTTCCCGATACCCAGGCGCTGTGCGAGGTGGCCGAGGGGCGGCGGCGCGGCTATTTCTACAGCCGCTATGGTTCCAACCCGACAATCCACAGCCTGGAAGCGCGGCTGGCGAGCCTCGAAGAGGCGGACGGCGCCCTCGCTTTCGCCTCCGGCATGGCGGCCATCTCGGCCACGCTACTCGCGCACGCCCGCAACGGCATCGTCTGCATCGGTGAAATCTACGGCGGCACCCGCGCCTTGCTGCAGAACCAGCTCGCCAGCCTCGGCCTGCCGGTGACCGAGGTGGCCGCCGGCAACACGACCGCCCTGGACAACGCCTTGCAGGCCGGCGCCCGGCTGGTGTACCTGGAGACACCGGCCAATCCGACCCTGGAAATCATCGACATCGCCGCGGTTGCCGAAACCGCCCACCAGCATGGCGCCCGGGTGGTGGTCGACAGCACGTTCGCGACGCCGGTGAACCAGCAACCACTCGTGCTCGGCGCCGACCTGGTGATCCACAGCGCCACCAAATACCTCGGCGGGCACAGCGATCTGACCGGCGGCGTGGTGGCCGGCGCCGCCGTGCTGCTCGAGCCCATCGACGCCTGGCGCCGCAACCTGGGCCAGACCATCGCCCCGGAGACGGCGCACCTTCTTTCGCGCAGCCTGGCCACCCTGGATGTGCGCGTCGCCCGCCACAATGCCTCGGCCCTGACCATCGCCCAGGCCATGAAGGCGCACCCGCGGGTACGCCAGGTGCTGTACCCCGGCCTGCCGGAGTTTCCCGGCCATGCGGTGGCCGCACGCCAGATGCGCGGCTTCGGCGGCATGCTGACCCTCGCGGTCGATGGTGACGCCACCGCCACCTCGGCCGTGGCCGACCGCTTCGGTCTGTTCGCGCTGGCCGTCAGCCTCGGGGGCGTGGAGAGCCTGGTGTCCCAGCCCGCGCTGACCTCTCATCGCAGCCTCGACCCCGCCACCCGGGCAGCACGGGGCATCGGTGACAATCTGCTGCGCCTGTCCATCGGTCTGGAAAGCCCGGACGACCTGCTGACCGATCTGAATCAGGCGCTCGCCATCCTCTGA
- a CDS encoding ABC transporter transmembrane domain-containing protein: MPGMTDISSPVDRRLSSLAGLWPFLRPYRMRMALAFILLCLGSITILLVPLAFRDLIDAGFGAAATSRDGLFGGLSLNMQFLALFGLAAFWGAAVAARYYTVSWIGERATADLRSAVYARVLSQSPQFFETLQTGEVLSRLTGDTTLIQTVVGSSISMGLRSLFQFVGGMVMLAVTSFHLFALNLGLMVLLILPIVAIGRKVRTLSRESQDRIADASALAGEILNAMPTVQAYTQEQREARRFAERTETSFATAIRRTRLRAAMTALIITAVMGTIIFVLWVGARQVHDGTLTNGQLLSFVLYAALVAGGVGTLSEVWGDVMRAAGAAQRLLELLHADSAIRETPQPQRPMVAKVASIAFEHVRFAYPARPDVLALDDICLTIAPGESVALVGPSGAGKSSLFQLLLRYYEASSGAIRINGQDIRQLRLNDLRREIAIVAQDPVIFSASAIENIRYGRPEATDAEVQAAARAAFAEDFIARLPEGYQTFLGERGTRLSGGQRQRIAIARAILKGARLLLLDEATSALDAESEILVQQGLGAAMEGRTTLVIAHRLATVQKVDRVVVMDHGRIIETGTPTDLRRQGGLYARLAALQLDL; this comes from the coding sequence ATGCCTGGCATGACCGATATTTCCTCTCCTGTTGATCGACGGCTTTCGTCCCTGGCGGGTCTGTGGCCCTTTCTGCGCCCCTACCGGATGCGCATGGCGCTCGCTTTCATCCTGCTGTGTCTGGGGTCCATCACCATCTTGCTGGTGCCGCTGGCCTTTCGCGATCTCATCGATGCCGGCTTCGGCGCTGCGGCAACGTCGCGTGACGGTCTGTTTGGTGGCCTGAGTCTGAACATGCAGTTCCTGGCCCTGTTCGGGCTCGCGGCATTCTGGGGCGCAGCCGTGGCGGCACGCTATTACACGGTCTCGTGGATCGGTGAGCGGGCGACGGCCGATCTGCGCAGCGCCGTCTATGCCCGGGTCCTGTCCCAGTCGCCGCAGTTTTTCGAAACCCTGCAGACCGGCGAGGTGCTCTCCCGCCTGACCGGCGACACCACGCTGATCCAGACCGTGGTCGGCAGTTCGATCTCCATGGGATTGCGCAGCCTGTTCCAGTTCGTCGGCGGCATGGTCATGCTGGCGGTCACCAGCTTTCACCTGTTCGCGCTGAATCTGGGCCTGATGGTGCTGTTGATCCTGCCCATCGTCGCCATCGGCCGGAAGGTCAGGACGCTCTCGCGTGAATCGCAGGACCGGATCGCCGACGCGTCCGCCCTGGCGGGCGAAATCCTCAACGCGATGCCGACGGTTCAGGCTTATACGCAGGAGCAGCGCGAGGCGCGCCGCTTCGCCGAACGCACCGAAACGAGCTTTGCCACCGCGATCCGGCGCACCCGCCTGCGGGCGGCGATGACGGCCCTGATCATCACCGCCGTGATGGGGACGATCATCTTCGTGCTGTGGGTGGGCGCGCGCCAGGTGCATGACGGCACGCTGACCAACGGGCAGTTGCTGTCGTTCGTGCTCTATGCCGCGCTCGTGGCCGGTGGGGTCGGCACCTTGTCGGAAGTCTGGGGTGACGTAATGCGTGCTGCGGGCGCGGCGCAGCGCTTGCTCGAACTGCTGCACGCCGACTCGGCCATCCGCGAGACGCCGCAACCGCAGCGACCGATGGTGGCGAAGGTGGCGTCGATTGCCTTCGAGCACGTTCGCTTCGCCTATCCGGCGCGCCCGGACGTGCTCGCTCTGGACGACATCTGCCTGACCATCGCCCCGGGCGAGAGCGTCGCCCTGGTGGGGCCATCCGGCGCCGGCAAGAGCAGTCTGTTTCAACTGCTGCTGCGTTACTACGAGGCCTCCAGCGGCGCCATTCGCATCAACGGCCAGGACATCCGGCAACTGCGTCTGAACGACCTGCGCAGGGAGATTGCCATCGTTGCGCAGGATCCGGTGATCTTTTCCGCCAGTGCCATCGAGAACATCCGCTACGGCCGCCCCGAGGCAACCGACGCCGAGGTGCAGGCGGCGGCCCGGGCCGCCTTCGCCGAGGATTTCATCGCGCGCCTGCCGGAGGGCTATCAGACCTTTCTTGGCGAACGCGGCACTCGCCTGTCCGGCGGCCAGCGCCAGCGCATCGCCATTGCTCGCGCCATTCTCAAGGGGGCCCGCCTGCTGTTGCTCGACGAAGCCACCAGTGCGCTGGATGCAGAATCGGAGATTCTGGTGCAGCAAGGTCTCGGTGCCGCCATGGAGGGGCGCACGACCCTGGTCATCGCCCATCGCCTGGCGACCGTCCAGAAGGTCGATCGTGTCGTGGTGATGGACCACGGGCGCATCATCGAGACCGGCACCCCGACCGATCTGCGCAGGCAAGGTGGCTTGTATGCGCGGCTGGCGGCGCTTCAGCTGGATCTGTAG
- a CDS encoding HAD family hydrolase translates to MRFKAVLFDLDGTLADTAPDLGGALNALLVERGHPERALASLRPYTSAGTRGMLRAGFGVQPGDADYADLAARFLELYAERLCVDTEVFPALVPVLDTLDTHGVPWGIVTNKPRRFTEPLVDALGLTARCACIVSGDSTDHPKPAPDSLLLAATLCDLPPADALYVGDDLRDVQAGAAAGMATVAAAWGYLGVDTPIEHWGADWTIQHPAELATICGLALATS, encoded by the coding sequence GTGAGATTTAAGGCGGTCCTCTTCGACCTGGACGGCACACTGGCGGACACAGCTCCCGACCTGGGTGGTGCCCTGAACGCACTGCTGGTCGAACGTGGCCATCCCGAGCGCGCGCTTGCGTCGCTACGCCCTTATACCTCGGCCGGCACCCGCGGCATGCTCCGAGCCGGTTTCGGTGTCCAACCGGGCGATGCAGACTATGCCGACCTGGCAGCGCGGTTTCTCGAACTCTATGCCGAGCGCCTGTGTGTCGATACCGAGGTCTTTCCCGCGCTCGTCCCCGTGCTCGACACGCTCGACACGCACGGCGTCCCATGGGGCATCGTCACCAACAAACCCCGCCGCTTCACCGAACCTCTGGTCGACGCGCTCGGTCTGACTGCACGATGTGCGTGCATCGTCAGCGGTGACAGCACCGATCACCCCAAACCGGCACCCGATTCACTGCTCCTTGCCGCCACGCTGTGCGATCTCCCCCCGGCGGACGCACTCTACGTCGGCGACGATCTGCGTGACGTTCAGGCAGGCGCCGCGGCGGGCATGGCGACGGTGGCAGCCGCCTGGGGCTACCTCGGCGTCGACACCCCCATCGAACATTGGGGGGCGGACTGGACCATCCAGCATCCAGCGGAACTCGCCACGATCTGCGGTCTGGCGCTGGCCACATCGTGA
- the ubiG gene encoding bifunctional 2-polyprenyl-6-hydroxyphenol methylase/3-demethylubiquinol 3-O-methyltransferase UbiG, producing the protein MNADPAELQKFSDLAHRWWDPESEFRPLHEINPLRLDWIDSIAALKGKRVLDVGCGGGILAEGMAERGANVTGIDLGEKALSVARLHLHESGLNVDYQHISAEAMAQAHAGEFDVVTCLEMLEHVPDPASIVAACARMVKPGGHVFFSTINRNAKAYLMAVVGAEYLLKLLPRGTHDYAKFLKPSELSRMCRDNRLAVSRLRGLTYNPLTRIYALGSDTDVNYLVHATREI; encoded by the coding sequence ATGAACGCCGATCCCGCAGAACTTCAGAAATTCAGCGACCTGGCTCACCGCTGGTGGGACCCGGAATCCGAGTTCCGCCCCCTGCACGAAATCAACCCGCTCCGGCTCGACTGGATTGACTCCATCGCCGCCCTGAAGGGCAAGCGCGTGCTCGACGTCGGCTGCGGCGGCGGCATTCTGGCCGAGGGCATGGCCGAACGTGGCGCCAACGTCACGGGCATCGACCTGGGCGAAAAGGCCCTGAGTGTCGCCCGCCTGCATCTGCATGAATCCGGTCTGAACGTCGATTACCAGCACATCAGTGCCGAAGCCATGGCGCAAGCCCATGCCGGCGAATTCGACGTCGTCACCTGCCTCGAAATGCTCGAACATGTGCCCGACCCGGCCAGCATCGTCGCTGCCTGCGCCCGAATGGTCAAACCCGGTGGTCACGTGTTCTTTTCCACCATCAACCGCAACGCCAAGGCCTACCTCATGGCCGTGGTGGGCGCCGAGTACCTCCTCAAGCTGCTACCCCGGGGCACCCACGACTATGCCAAGTTCCTCAAGCCGTCCGAACTGAGCCGCATGTGTCGTGACAACCGTCTGGCGGTATCGCGCCTGCGCGGCCTCACCTACAATCCGCTGACGCGGATCTACGCGCTCGGCAGCGACACCGACGTGAATTATCTGGTGCACGCCACGCGTGAGATTTAA
- a CDS encoding nucleotidyl transferase AbiEii/AbiGii toxin family protein, whose product MSQRNRAASVRARLLNHARESGQDFNLVLTRYALERLLYRLSISAHAGQFLLKGALLFDLWFDIPHRPTRDADFLGFGQADLPQLETVFEEVSAIEADDGVDFRPDTVKADEIRKEANYAGIRVTLLALIDGARVSIQLDIGFGDAVTPGPEEVDYPILLSGFDAPRLRVYPRDTVVAEKLEALTALGIANSRLKDYFDLWILAGHTPFDGDTLRRAIQATFERRRTPFPSHAQPFGLTDEFANDAQKVQQWRGFLKRNALDALELDTVVAQLRDFLAPALTAASRGTTYPAHWPPGGPWTASGA is encoded by the coding sequence ATGAGCCAGCGCAACCGGGCCGCGTCGGTACGCGCCCGCCTGCTCAACCACGCCCGCGAATCCGGGCAGGACTTCAATCTGGTCCTGACACGATACGCACTGGAGCGCCTGCTGTACCGCCTGAGCATCTCCGCACACGCCGGGCAGTTCCTTCTCAAGGGTGCCCTGCTCTTCGACCTGTGGTTCGACATCCCCCACCGGCCGACCCGCGATGCTGATTTCCTCGGCTTCGGTCAGGCGGACCTCCCGCAGCTCGAGACCGTCTTCGAGGAAGTCAGCGCCATCGAGGCGGACGACGGCGTGGACTTCCGTCCCGACACCGTGAAAGCAGACGAGATCCGCAAAGAAGCCAACTACGCCGGCATCCGCGTCACCTTGCTGGCCTTGATCGACGGCGCACGCGTCAGCATCCAGTTGGACATCGGGTTTGGCGACGCGGTGACACCCGGCCCGGAAGAAGTCGACTATCCCATCTTGCTGTCGGGCTTCGACGCCCCGCGCCTGCGCGTCTATCCACGGGACACCGTGGTCGCCGAGAAGCTCGAGGCCCTGACCGCGCTGGGCATCGCCAACAGTCGGCTGAAGGACTACTTCGATCTGTGGATTCTCGCCGGCCACACCCCGTTCGACGGCGACACGCTGCGTCGCGCCATCCAGGCCACCTTCGAACGCCGAAGGACGCCTTTTCCATCCCACGCGCAGCCGTTTGGTCTGACCGACGAATTCGCCAACGATGCACAGAAGGTGCAGCAGTGGCGAGGCTTCCTCAAGCGCAACGCCCTCGATGCGCTCGAACTCGACACGGTCGTTGCGCAGCTCCGCGACTTCCTAGCGCCAGCGCTCACGGCCGCCAGCCGCGGAACCACCTACCCAGCGCACTGGCCCCCAGGCGGCCCGTGGACAGCTTCCGGCGCTTGA
- a CDS encoding sensor histidine kinase → MWRGWGDVRQEGLGAGQVAELTRRLAQLREVPTDGVEAELATLRALVAGGRLRHLGVEIADPASGEVLVRSSPATGSGVIDWLRGHLAPHGRPPTTRWTVERPDGRQFDVTLTASPDSEQREALGNIAGVVGVMVLYSVALLAGMYWAVRHAFAPLRQIVATIGAFGRQRYDARLPDRGVRELDVISHALNHLAQSLARVEGERRDLSLKVLTLQEDERARIARELHDEFGQVLTAMRADLTFLQRSLPAGSDVLAVAAALEAQCVGIQQGVRGLLGWLSAPGLEGGRGGRREGARLGEMIRALVDNWALRPGQDTDYHLDLRLSGELPQALALSLYRMTQEALTNVARHAQAGRVDIQLDGDASAEVRWSVSDDGVGRGADDEGALSGNGLAGIRERVWAHGGRLHMGPGRDGRGWTLAASFPAPEVVA, encoded by the coding sequence ATGTGGCGTGGGTGGGGCGACGTGCGCCAGGAGGGGCTGGGGGCAGGGCAGGTCGCCGAACTGACGCGCCGTCTTGCCCAGTTGCGTGAGGTGCCCACCGACGGTGTGGAGGCGGAACTGGCGACGCTGCGTGCGCTGGTCGCGGGCGGCAGATTGCGTCACCTCGGGGTCGAGATCGCTGATCCGGCGAGCGGTGAGGTGCTGGTGCGCTCCTCGCCCGCCACGGGTAGCGGCGTGATCGACTGGTTGCGCGGGCACCTGGCGCCGCACGGCCGGCCGCCGACCACGCGCTGGACGGTCGAACGGCCGGACGGGCGCCAATTCGACGTGACCCTGACCGCCAGTCCCGACAGCGAGCAGCGCGAAGCACTGGGCAACATCGCGGGCGTGGTCGGCGTGATGGTGCTCTACAGTGTGGCGTTGCTGGCGGGCATGTACTGGGCGGTGCGTCATGCGTTCGCGCCCTTGCGCCAGATCGTTGCCACCATTGGCGCCTTCGGGCGCCAGCGCTACGATGCGCGCCTGCCGGACAGGGGGGTGCGCGAACTGGATGTGATCAGCCATGCGCTCAATCACCTGGCCCAGAGTCTGGCGCGAGTTGAGGGCGAACGGCGCGATCTGAGTCTCAAGGTGCTCACCTTGCAGGAGGACGAACGCGCGCGCATCGCCCGTGAGCTGCACGACGAGTTCGGTCAGGTGCTTACGGCGATGCGCGCCGATCTGACTTTTCTGCAACGCAGCCTGCCCGCAGGGAGCGACGTGCTGGCCGTGGCGGCCGCGCTCGAGGCGCAGTGCGTCGGCATCCAGCAGGGAGTGCGTGGTCTGCTCGGCTGGTTGAGTGCGCCCGGCCTTGAAGGTGGGCGCGGTGGTCGGCGCGAAGGGGCGCGGCTGGGGGAGATGATCCGGGCCCTGGTCGACAACTGGGCTCTGCGGCCCGGGCAGGACACGGACTATCACCTCGACTTGCGCTTGAGCGGTGAGTTGCCTCAGGCACTGGCCTTGTCCCTGTATCGCATGACCCAGGAGGCACTCACCAACGTGGCGCGCCACGCACAGGCCGGCCGCGTTGACATCCAGCTGGACGGTGACGCGAGTGCCGAGGTGCGATGGTCGGTCAGCGACGACGGTGTGGGCAGGGGGGCGGATGATGAAGGCGCGCTGTCGGGCAACGGGCTGGCCGGCATCCGCGAGCGTGTGTGGGCGCACGGCGGCCGCCTGCATATGGGGCCCGGACGTGACGGTCGTGGATGGACGCTGGCAGCCAGCTTTCCGGCACCGGAGGTGGTGGCATGA
- a CDS encoding response regulator transcription factor gives MSELAVAIADDHAVVRTGYRRLLELEVGVRVVAEFGDCESAYAWLTAHAADILILDLSMPGRGGLETLARLRQRIPALKVLVFSMYDSPAMVSQAMDAGAAGYLTKSSAPDELILAVHAIGRGERPLSPDAARALAAADAAGQTPQRVLSTREFEVFVLLARGFNVEEIADRLYISAKTVANYQTTIRHKTGLATALEMHRYALEHRILPGVPGQ, from the coding sequence ATGAGCGAGCTCGCGGTGGCTATTGCCGATGATCACGCCGTGGTGCGCACCGGTTACCGGCGGCTGCTCGAACTGGAAGTCGGCGTGCGCGTGGTCGCCGAGTTCGGCGACTGCGAGAGTGCCTACGCGTGGCTCACCGCACACGCGGCGGACATCCTGATTCTCGATCTGTCCATGCCGGGGCGCGGTGGGCTCGAGACGCTCGCACGGTTGCGCCAGCGCATACCGGCGCTCAAGGTGCTGGTGTTCTCCATGTATGACTCGCCCGCCATGGTGAGTCAGGCCATGGACGCGGGGGCCGCCGGCTATCTGACAAAGAGCAGCGCGCCGGACGAGCTGATCTTGGCGGTTCACGCGATCGGGCGCGGCGAGCGCCCGCTGTCGCCCGACGCAGCGCGCGCGCTGGCGGCTGCCGACGCCGCGGGCCAGACGCCCCAACGGGTGTTATCGACACGTGAGTTCGAGGTGTTCGTACTGCTGGCTCGCGGCTTCAACGTCGAAGAGATCGCTGATCGTCTGTACATCAGTGCCAAGACGGTGGCCAACTACCAAACGACCATCCGCCACAAAACCGGACTGGCGACCGCTTTGGAAATGCACCGTTACGCGCTTGAGCACCGCATCCTGCCGGGCGTACCCGGACAATGA